The genomic window CCGAAGTACCTCAAGCTCCGCGGCCTCCGCCTCGCCGCGATCGTCCTCCCGGACTCATGCGACGTCGGGCCGATCGCCGCCCTGCTGGACGATCCCGAGCTGCGCGAGTACGCCCGAGAGGCCCTCGAGGAGGCCAACACGGCGCCCGGCCGCTTGGCACTCCGCGGCAGGCTGGGCAAGTCCGATCCCGATTTCACGTGCGCGATCCTTGATTCCCTCGGCCGCATGAGGGACCGCGACGGCCTGGCGAAGATCTCGGAGATGACATCGAGCGACGACCCCAGGGTGCGCGCGGCCGCCTCCCGGGCCCTCGCCTGGGCCGGCGACCCGGCCTCCCTGGCGAACTGCCGCGAGGTCGTCGCGAAGGCCGACGCAGCCACGAAGGCCGACGCCTGGGATGCCGAGCTCCGGCTGCTGAACAAGATGGCCCTTCGCGAGGACTCGCGTCCGGCGGCCAGGGCGGGATACCGCGAGTTGATCGCCGCGTCCCATGGACAGGTGAAGGACGGGGCCCTCGCCGGGCTCGGCCGGATCGGCACGGTGGCCGACATCCCGGCGATCGCCTCCGCGATCCGCCATGAGGACGCCCCCACCCTCAACGTCGGCGCGTCGGCGATGGGCTGCATCCCCGGCCGCGAGGCCTCGCAGGGGCTTGCGAGGATCTATGGAGGCCTCCCGGATCGCGTCAAGCTCGCCCTCCTTCCGGTGATGGGCGCCAGGCCGGATGACTGTGCCCTGCCGCTGATCGCGGAGGTCGCCCGCGGCGGCGACGCGGCATTCCGCGCGATGGCCCTCCGCGCGCTCGGGGCCTCCAGCGAGCCGAAGGCGCTGGAGATGCTGCGGGCCGAGGCCGAGAGGGGCGACGCGGCCGACCGGACCCTGGCCAAGGACGTCCTCGCCGCGGCGGAGGCCCGCCTCAACCGGGAGCGGCTGGCGAGGCTCGGGAGCGGCTACGGGCACGAGACCGACCTCCTCGCCCTCCACGGTGTCATCGGCAGGTGGCACGTCGTCGGCCCCTTCGACCTGGGCGAGAAGAACGAGGGCTGGGCCAGGGACTACATCTCCGAGCCGGACGTCAACGTCGTCGCGCGGTACATGGCCGGCAAGGTCCGGCGACAGTGGAAACCGCTGACGACCCAGGACCCACACGGCAAGATCGACCTCCGCGCCAACCTCGCCGACCGCGACAAGTGCATCGGCTACGCCTACGCCGAGATCGAGGTGGACAGGCCCACCGACGCGGTCCTCCTCCTCGGCGTGGACGACGGCGAGAAGGTCTGGGTCAACGGCAAGAAGGTCTTCGAGCTCTTCGAGGCCCGCGGCCTGACCGTGGACCAGGACAAGATCCCGATCCGCCTCATCGCCGGCACCAATAAGATCCTGCTGAAGATCTACCAGAACACCCTCGGCTGGGAATTCTGCGCCAGGGTCGCCACCCCCGACGGCCAGCCCATCCCCATCAGGCAGAGGGCCGACTGAACGAGGCGCCCACACGCCGAGGGCGGGGAGCCGCGCCGGAGTCGGCCCCCGCCTTCCTCCTTGCGCCGGCCTGCTAAATTTTCAGCATAGACCACTTGTGCGCGGAGGCCAGAGTGCTAATATTTTAGCCGAGTGCAGATTTTTCAACATGCCGCTCGTGCCAGAATTCGGGGGGATCCGTCGATGTCAAGGCCTGCGGGCGAGGAGCTGAGCCGCCGCGAGCGGCAGATGATGGACGTGGTCTATCGGCTCGGCCGGGCGACGGCGGCGGACGTTCAGCAGGCCATCCCGGATCCGCCCAGCTATTCTGCGGTGCGGGCCATCCTGCGAATCCTGGAAGAGAAAGGGCACCTGAAGCACGAGCAGGACGGCCCCCGCTACGTCTTCCTGCCGAAGGTCTCTCGCGAGAGGGCCCGCCGCTCCGCGCTGCGGCAGCTCGTGCAGACTTTCTTCGAGGGCTCGACGGCCCAGGCGGTGGCCGCACTGCTGGGGGAACCCGACGCGAAGCTGTCCGATGAGGAGATCGGGCGGCTGGCGATACTCATCGCGCAGGCCCGGAAGGAGGATCGTTGACGATGGACACTCCCCTCGAACGCATCGCCTCTGCATTGGCGGCCTCCATCTCCGACGCGACCGCGAGGGCGACGGTCGTCTTGCTGATCGCCGGCATCGTCGCGGCGGTGCTCGGCCGATCCTCGGCCTCCCTCCGCCATGCGATCTGGACGGTGGCGCTGGCCGCCGCCGTCGCGATGCCCGCGCTCCTCGTGTTGCTCCCGGGATGGCGGATTGGCATCCCGCTCGCCGCTCGGATCCGGGAGGCGGCTTCAACCCCGTCCTCTTCCTTCGCGATTCCTGAGCCTGAACCGGAGAAGGACTCGCCGATGGCGGGAGCCATCCGGCCGCATCCGTCACGGCCCGTCTCGGAGGCTCCGATCTCCGCTCCGCCCCCGGTGCCGGGTCGCGGGATCACGGCGGGCCTGGCGCTGATCGGGGTCTGGATGGCGGGCGCGACGGCGGCCCTACTTCCCACGCTCGCGGCCAGGATGCGGCTGACGCGGATCCGGAGGCATGGCGCGATCCCGGCGGGGAGCCGCGTCCGCGACATCGCCCAGCATCTCCAGGGGGCCCTGCGTGTCTCCGGCCACGTCACACTCCTCCTCGGCAAGGGGGGCGGCTCGCCCATGACGTGGGGGATCTTGAGGCCGGTCATCCTCCTGCCCGCGGACTCCTAGGGTTGGCCCGCCGGTCGCCTCCGCCTGGTGCTGCTGCACGAGCTGGCGCACATCCTCAGGCGAGACTGCCTCACCCAGCTTGTCGGCCGCCTCGCATGTGCCGCCTACTGGTTCCACCCATTGGCCTGGATGGCGGCCCAACGCCAGCGGGCCGAGAGCGAGCGGGCCTGCGACGATCTCGTGCTGCGAGCCGGATCGCGGGCCTCGGATTACGCAGACTGCCTGCTGACTCTCGCGCGGGCCTCGCGCGGGCAAGCCGGGCTCGTCGCCGCAGCCGTCCCCATGGCCCGGCCGTCGCAGCTGGAAAGTCGGGTGCTGGCGATCCTGGACGGCTCGCGGACTCGTCGTTGCCTGACCGGGCGGGGCAAGATCGCGATCGCGGCCGCAACGGCCGGGCTGCTCCTGCCGCTGGCCACCGCCCGACTGGCGATCACCACCGCAAGGGCGGAGGCCGACGGATCCGGCTCGAATTCGCGGGCGATCGTCTCGGGCCGCGTGCTCGATGCCGACGGCAATCCGGTGCCCGGCGCGAAGGTCGCGATCATCGGACGCCGGCGGCTCTCGACCCTGACGGCACGGACGGAGACGCAGGAGGCCCTCATCGGGCGGGCCGAGTCGGATGCCCGGGGTGGGTACCGCCTGGAGATCCCGCGGCCGACGTCCTTGTCCCATTACGAAGTGCACGCCATGGCCGTCGCGCCGGGCCTCGGGGCCGGCTGGACCGAGATCGTTCGCGACGACCCCGCCCCGATGGCCGACGTCCGGCTGAGCAGAGGGCGGACCGCGGAAGGCCGACTGGTCGATGCCCAGGGGAGGCCCGTCAGGGGCGTCGTGCTCCGAGTGGCCCGCCTGGGCGTCCCCAGGCCGGAGGGGAGGGGGGTGGACGGCGTCGGCTTCTCGGAGGCGGCTCCCCGCGAGCTGGAGGACATGTGGCCCGGCGGGGCAACTTCGGGTGCCGATGGATCGTTCCGAATCGCGGGCATCGGCCGGGGCACCACCGTGTGGCTCTCGATCGATGAACCTCGTTTCGCCGAACGGCACGTCTCCCTCAAGGACGACGGCAAGCGTGAGCGGCCGCCAGAGACATTCGTCCTGCATCCCGGAATGAGCGTGTCCGGGAGGGTGACGCTGGCCGACACGGGCGAGCCGATGAAGGATGCGATCGTCGAGGTCCGAGCCGGGGCTGACGTCTTCAACGCGGCGCGCGTCAGGACGCGTACCGACGCCAACGGCCGCTTCGAGTCGGGCCCGCCCCCCGGCAGCCATGTGGCCGTCTGTGTCTATCCTCCGAGCGGCTCGCCCCATGTCGTGTTCGAGAGGAACGTCGAGAACCACGACCCCAGGAAGCCCTGCGTCATGGACGTCGCGGTGCCTCGCGGAGTGCTCATCCAGGGGACGGTCACCGAGCGGGGAAGCGGGAGGCCGCTGCCCGGCGCGAGCGTCTATTACGAGAACGGCGGGGGCAACGTGGTGAGCGGGCAGGGTGCCATACCAGGCTGGATGTCGGCCGTTTCCGCCGACGCCCGGGGCCGATACGCCATCGCCGTCACTCCCGGCAAGGGGCACCTGCTCTGCTACGGCCCGACGGCCGAGTTCGTCTACGAGACGAGGAGTGACAGGGAGCTCCGAGGGGGCACGGAAGAGGGTCGGCGCAACTACGCACACGCGTTCCGCGCTTACGAGGTCAAGCTGGCAGACGGTCGGGCTGACATGGACGTCGCCCTGACGCCCGGGCTGACGATCTGGGGCAAAGTCGTCGGCCCCGACGGGCAGCCCGTTGCGAAGGCTGAGATCATCTCCACCCTCTACATCTCCCCGTTCCACACGACCTGGCGTGGCGACTTCACCATCCCTGTCAGGGACGGCCGCTTCGAGATCCATGGCTTCCCGCCGGACCGCAATGTGAAGGCTTCCATCCTGGACGCCGAAAGAGGGTGAGGCGCGACGGTCAACCTGGCTCCCGCGATGGCGAAGGAGCCCCCTATCCTGACGCTCCAGCCGGGCGGGACCGCCGCGGCGCGGATCGTGGATGCGAGCGGGCGAGCCGTCGAGGGCGACGCGGCCAGGATCAACATCGTCTCCACGCCGGGGCATGGCATGGACTACTACGGCAGGTCGCTCAATGGGAAGGAGCGCGGGGGGCTCATGGCCGATGAGGACCTGTATGCGAACGTCGATCGGACGAACTACTGGGATGGCCCGCGATCGGATCGCAACGGACGGATCACGATGTCCAGGCTGATCCCGGGTGCGACTTACCGGGTCTATGAACTCTCGGAGACGCTCGAGGGGCCGCCTCTCTACCGGTGGAGGGACTTCACCGTGCAGCCGGGCGGGGTCACCGATCTTGGGGAGATCCGCAGCGGGCGCAAACCGGCCGGTTGAGCCGGGGAACGATGCTCGGCCGGTTGCGGACAGACCGCCCAGGTCCGTCTCGTCGCACGGTCCTGGGCGGTCGAGATGCCCGGCCGTCCCGCATCACGCGGCCGCGAGCCACTTCTTGATGCGGCTGACTTCCTTGGACCAGTTCGACCCGTTTCGGCGGCGGAGGTAGGCCTCGTACAGGAGGTCGATGGTCTGGGAGAGGTGGCGGAGGCTGTCCACCCTGGCGGAGCGGATGTCCTCGGAGGAGAGGCCCTGCTCCTCGGGCTTCGGGAAGGCGGCGCCGGAAACGGCCATGCTCTCGGCCTGGAGGGTCAGCTCGTACTGGATGCCGTGGCGGACGAGGATCAGGCCGACCTTTCGCGGCAGCTTGCCGGACTGGAGGGCGCGGAAGGCCTCCGGCAGCCGAGTCGGGGAGTCGTCGGTGAGGCTGTCCCGACCGGTCTCGCCGAGCGGGCAGTCGAGCGTCAGCGTCTTGGCCACCATCACGGCCACGTCCGAGCTGTCGGACAGCGGGATGGTGTCGCTGACGTTCTGGATCGTGTGCCAGAGCCAGACGAGGAACTCGTTGCCGAGCTGATCCATGACGTTGGGGGCATTCTCGGCCCACGCGACGGCCGCGAGCTCGGACTGCTCCCCCCCGAAGAGATTCAGCGTGGCGGCTCCGATCGCGTCCGCGTCGCCCTCGGCCGCGGCCAGGGTGCCGGCGGAGATGGGCTCCAGGGTCCGGTCGAACGTCTCGCGGAAGAGGGAGAGCAGCCGCTCGCGGGCGGTGTTGCTCGCCGTCCCGGCGTAGAGGATCCCGTTCTGCCCGTCCCAGAGGACGGGGAAGTGGCTCATGCGGCGGAACCGGCCGTCGGCCGCATCCGCCTGGGCGCGGGCGAGCGCCGCCTCCTTCGCCTCCTGGCGCTGGGCCTTGGTCGGCCGGCCGCTCGGGTTGTTCTTGGCGATCCCGGCGAGCTCGATCTGGGTGTAGGCCTTCAGCAGGGTGCCGGGGATCTTGTCGGTGTCCGTCCGCATCGCCAGGTGGAGCGAATCGTTGACGAGGTTCTTGGCGAGGTCGAAGGACACGTCCAGGACATGGTCCCCACCGGACCACCCCACGCTGATGCCGTCGGCGGCGGCGATCCCGCCCTTGCCGATCGCGTGCTTGCCCACGAGCTCGAGCAATTCCTCGCTGAACGGCAGCGGCGAATCGCCGCCGACTCGATACCGGGTGAAGGTGACGCGTCCGTTCAGGAAGCCCATTTCCGTTCCTCCTAGGGGCCGCCCGACGCCGGGGGCGCGGGCACGGCGGATGTCCGTAGTGCCGTCTGGTCACCTTTACATCGGCGGCCGGGGGAGAGGACTGGAGCGTACCGACGGCCGCGGGGGCCCCGACCGTGCGCGTGGGCCGATTGGTTCCGGTCAGGTCAAGTTGACAAACTGGAGGGGGTATTCCGGCCCGTGCTCCTTGAGGTAGGCGATCACGGCCTGGAGCTCATCGAGCTTCTTCCCGGTAACCCGGACCTTGTCCTCCATGATCTGGGCCTGCACCTTGAGCTTGAGCTGCTTGATGTCCTTGACGATCTTCCGGGCGTCCTCCGTGTCGACCCCGGTGTGGAGCTTGAGGACCTCGCGGACGGTGTCGTGCGACGCGTCCTCCACCTTGCCCCGGATGAGAGCCTTCACGGGCACACCTCGCTTGGCCATCTTCTCCTTGAGGACCTGGAGGACCGTGTCGAGCTGGCCCTTGTGGTTGGCCAGGACCGTGATGGCATTCTCCTTCTTGTCGAACTCGAGCGACGCCTTCGTCCCCTTGAAGTCGTAGCGGACCGCGATCTCCCTCTGGGCCTGGTCGATCGCGTTGTGCATCTCGACGTGGTTGATCTCGCTGACGACGTCGAACGAATGGTTGTCGGCCATGGGGACTTCCTCCCGGGGGATGGGTCGTGGTGCGCGCGATCGGACCGTGCGCGGCGATCGCGTCCAGGATACCCGCTTCAGGCCACCTTCAGCAGCGCGGCGGCGATCATGATCAGGCCCCCCGCGGCGAGCGGCCCGGCGACCAGCCGGATCATCCTCGAGGCCGACGCGCCGGAGAGCGTGGCGCACATGGCGACCACCGCGGCGGCGGGACTCATGGTCCGCCCGAAGTGGGCCCCCAGCGATGCGAGGGTGCCCAGCCGCACCGGGTCGATTCCCATGGACGAGGAGACGGGGACGAAGAACTCCATCACCGAGACGGCCGGCGCGATCCCGGTGCCGGACGCGACCGCGAGCGCCCAGGGGGCGACGGCGGCGACCGCGATCGTCAGGCCGGGCGAGCCGACCAGGCCACGGATGATCAGGCCGATGAGGCCGCTCAGTCGGATCCCCTCGGCGAAGGTGGAGGCGGCGACGATGAGCGAGATGACGTGGGTGTAAGCATAGCCGGCGCCGTCGAAGAACGCCGTGCCGAAGCGGCGGATCGCCCGGGGCGACGTCAGCCCGGCGAGGACGATCCCGATGAGCATCGCCGCGAGGATCCGCGCCGGGTCCCGGAAGTCGTGGATCGGCGAGTAGCCCGCGAGCAGCGGGTCGGCGAAGAGGATCAGCAGCGGCACCACCGGGACGACGGCCTTGAGGAGGTTCACGCGCTCTTCGGGCACGTCCGCGATTGTCCGGCCTTCGGCCTCGTCCTGCGCCGCGTCGCGTCGCGGGGCCGACAGCCAGAAGGCGAGCAGCGCGGAGCCGCAGGCGAGGAGGTTGAGCCGGGCCGACCGCAGGACCGCCTCGTGCCCGGACAGCCCCGTCAGCTCGGCGAGCTTGCGCATCTCCACGGCGCCGGGGTTGAAGAGCTCCCCGCCCATCGAGGAGCCGAGCAGCAGCACGGCGCCGGCCACCTCGGGGCCGAGGCCGCTCGCCAGCAGGAGCGGGACTAGGATGGGCCCGAGGACGGCGGCGGTGCCCGTCTGGCTGACGATCGTCGAGTTGATCACGTAACCCGCCGCGATCCCGCCCGGCACGAGCAGCCAGCGGACCCTGCGGAGCGGCTTCAGGAGCAGCCGGACCAACTGCTGGTCGCAGCCGGTCAGCTTGAGGACGTGGGCGAATCCGAGGGCCGAGCAGATCGGGACGACGGTGGCCGCGTTGGCCATCTCCGCCACGACCTTGTCGAGCATCGGCACCATGCCGCCGGTGAGCGCGAAGAGGGGCACCGAAGCCGCCAGCAGCACGAGCCGGACCTCCACGCCGCGGACGATGAGCGCGGTCGCGGCGAGCAGGACGAGGATCGCGATCGCGATGGTCGGGTTCATGCGGCCGCCCCGGGCGGGGGCCGGGCCTCAGTGCCGCTTCGAAAGGAGATCGAAGAACGGCCCGACGTCCACGTTCCCGCCGCTGAGGATGATACCCACCCGCTCGCCCGGAACCGAGAGACCACCCCGGAGCAGGGGGGCGACGACCACGGCGCTGGACGGCTCGATGACGATCTTGAGCCGCTCCCAGACGAAGCGGGTCGCCTCGATCAGCTCGTCGTCGGTGGCCGTGACGATCTCGTCGACGTGTCGGGAGATGACGGCGAAGGTCCTCGCCCCCAGCGAGGTCCGCAGGCCGTCGGCGATCGTCCTGGGGTCGCCGGACGGCTGGATCGATCCGGTCTCGAGCGATCGCCTTGCGTCGTCCGCGGCGGCGGGCTCGGCGCCGATGACGTGGATGGCCGGCGCCCGCCCCTTGGCCACGATGGCCGTGCCCGAGGCCAGGCCGCCCCCGCCCACGGGGACGATGACCGCGTCGAGCCGCCCGACCTGGTCGAGCAGCTCAAGCGCCGCGGTCCCCTGGCCGGCGATGACGTCCCAGTCGTTGTAAGGGTGGATCAGGGAGAGATGATGCTCTCGCATCTCGGCGGCCACGGCGGCCTCGCGGGCGGCCAGGGTCGGCTCGCAGAAGACGATCCGGGCGCCGTAGCCCTCGGTCGCCGCCATCTTCACGGCCGGGGCGGTCCTGGGCATGACGATCGTCACCGGCACCCCGAGGAGCCTGCCGGCGAGGGCGAGCGCCTGCGCGTGGTTCCCCGAGGAATGGGTCACCACGCCGTGGAAGCGTCTCTCCTCGTCGAGCTGGAGGAGCGCATTCATGGCGCCGCGGAACTTGAAGGCCCCGACGCGCTGGAAGTTCTCGCACTTCAGGTAGACGTCGAGGCCCGACCGCTCGTTCAGGGTCGTCGACGTCAGCACGGGGGTGCGGTGGGCCCAGGGCGCGAGCCGCGTCGCCGCGGCCTCGACGTCGGCCAGGCCGATCTCCACGGGGATCGTCTCGTGGGAGCGGAGCGACATGGGGAGTGACCTCGAGCGGCCGTCGATCAATACTCGTGCCCCTCGGCCTTCTCCTCGGCCTCGGCCGCGGCGGCGAGCGGGGCTACCTGGGGCATCGTCCGCTCCTCGACCTCGCGCTGGATCCGGGCGATGGCCTGAGCCAGCGGCATCGCGCCCAGGTCGCCGGCGGTCCGGTCGCGGTAGGCGACGGCTTCCTGCTCCGCCTCCTTGGCGCCGACGACGAGCATGACCGGGATCTTCTCGAGCTGTGCGTAGCGGATCTTGGCGTTGATCTTCTCCGGTCGGTGGTCGAGCGTGGCCCGGAAGCCCGCGGCCAGGAGCCTGTGCAGCACGTCCCCCGCGTAGTCCGCGACCTTGTCCGAGATCGGCAGGACGCGGACCTGCTCCGGCGCCAGCCAGAGCGGGAAGGCGCCGGCGAAGTGCTCGATGAGGATGCCGAAGAACCGCTCCAGGCTGCCGAAGGGGGCGCGGTGGATCATGACGGGGCGGTGCAGGTGATTGTCCTGGCCGATGTACTCGAGCTTGAAACGCTCCGGCAGGACGTAGTCGAGCTGGACCGTCCCGAGCTGCCACTCGCGACCGAGGCAGTCCCGGACGATGAAATCGACCTTCGGGCCGTAGAAGGCGGCCTCGCCGGTGCCCACGAAGTACGGCAGCTTCATCTCGTCCAGCACGGCCGCGATCTCGTCCTCGGCCCGTCGCCAGATGTCGCCGTCCACGCCCTGGAACTTGGGGTCGCTCGGGTCGTGCTTGGAGAGCCGGATCTTGTAGTCGCCCAGGCCGAGGGAGCTCAGGACGAACTGGGTCAACTCCATCGTGGACTTGAACTCATCCTTCACCTGGTCGTGGGTGCAGAAGAGGTGGGCGTCGTCCTGGGTGAATCCCCGGACGCGGGTGAGGCCGGACAGCTCGCCCGACTGCTCGTAGCGGTACACCGTCCCGAACTCCGCCAGCCGGAGCGGCAGGTCGCGGTAGCTCCGCGGCTCGGCGGCATAGATCTGGATGTGGTGCGGGCAGTTCATCGGCTTGAGGAGGTATTCCTCGTAGTCGCAGTTCGCCTCGAGATAGGCGATCTTCTCCCCGTCGGTCATCTCGAAGAAGGACTTCGAGTAGGCGCGCGGGGACTCCCCGTCGAGCGGCTTCTCGGGGAGCCGCTCGGGGATGCCGGCGCGGGCCAGCAGCGTGCGCTGGGCTGCCTCGTCGACGGTGCCCGCGTGGAGGCCGTCGAGCAGCTCCTTCGCGGCGTCGTCGGTGAGCATCTTGAGGGGCGGGAACTGGGCGTCGCGGTACTTCGGGTAGTGTCCGCTGCACTGGTAGAGGTCGATCTTGCCGATGTGGGGCGTGTAGACCGGCTGATAGCCCCGCTTGAGGAGCTCGGCCTTCATGAACGTCTCGAGGAGGCCGCGGACCGTGGCGCCCTTCGGCATCCAGAGGATCAGGCCCTTCCCGACGAGCGGGGAGATCGTGAACAGCCCGAGCTCCTTTCCGATCTTCCGATGGTCACGCCTGCGGGCCTCCTCGACCTGGGCGAGGTAGGCGTCGAGCTCCTTCTTGTCGAAGAACGCCGTGCCGTAGACCCGCTGGAGCATCTTCCGGTCGGTCCGACCCTTCCAGTAGGCACCGGCGATGGAGAGGAGCTTGAACGCGCCCACCTTGCCGGCGTTGGGGATGTGCGGGCCCCGGCAGAGGTCCACGAACTCACCCTGGCGATAGAAGGAGAGGATGCCGTACTTGTGCAGCTCGCCGTCGATGTGCTCGACCTTCAGGTCCTGCCCGAGGTCCGCGACGAACTGGCGGGCGTCCTCGACGGGGAGGCTGAAGCGCTCGAAAGGCTCCGCGTCCTTGACGATCTTCGCCATCTCGTCCTCGATCGCGGCGAAGTCGGATTCGGAGAGGCTGCGGCCGTCGACCTCCACGTCGTAATAGAATCCGTTGGCCGTGGTGGGGCCGAAGGCGAGGCGCACGCCGGGGAACAGCCGCATGATGGCGCGGGCCATGATGTGGGCCGTCGAATGCCGGAGGACGTCGAGCGCCTCGCGATCGCGGGGCGTCAGGATGCGCATCTCGACGGCGTCGGTCGTCCCGTTCTCGAGCGGCCGGTCGAGGTCCACGATCGTCCCGTCGGCCACCGCGGCGACGGCGGCGTCGGCGAGCCGCTTGCCGATGCCGGCCGCCACGTCCCTCGGGCGGATCCCGTCCGGGAACTCCTTGATCGAACCATCCGGCAGCTTGATCTGGACCATCGTCGGGGGCATCTCCGATCTCTCTGGGCCGCATGGAGATCCGGGGACCCTGTGGCGCAGCTTCCCCGCGCCGTCGCGCTCCCGCGGCCCAAATCTTCCGGCGTCCAGATTAACCGAAGGTGCGGCCACATGCCACTGGCGTGGAAAGCCGCGAGGAGGCGGCCTGAATGCCCCCGCCGCGTCGGATGCAATCGTCACCCGTGGAATCGAAGGGCCGACGCTCCGACGGATCGGGCGAGACTTCTCGTCCCGGTTGTCCTATCATCCGAGGGAACAGCCAGCTCGCCGGCATCCGTCGAGGGATGGTCGGCGGCGGGGATCGACGCGACGACCGCGTATGGCGAGGGCCGGCGACGAGAGGCCCTCCTGAGGCCGCCACGACGACCCGGCAGCGACCGGGATTGCCCGCGTCCATCGCATCCGCCGGGGGGCGGTGGCGTGCGGCTCCAGCACCGATGTTCGCAACAGGAACGACCCCATGATGGACACGAGTTTTCGTCCGCTGCGCATCAAGGGCAAGGAGTTGATCCCGATCGTCCAGGGAGGCATGGGAGTTGGAATCTCCGCGCACCGGCTGGCGGGGAATGTTGCACGGCTCGGGGCCGTCGGGACGATCGCGGCCGTGGACCTCCGGCAGCACCACCCCGACCTGCTGGAGCGCACGCGCCGATGTCGGGACAGGGCGGCGATCGGCGAGGCCAACCGGGTCGCCCTCGATCGCGAGATCCGGGCCGCGAAGGAGATCGCCGGCGGGCGCGGCATGGTCGCGGTGAACGTCATGAGGGCGGTGAGCGATTACGCCACGTTCGTCCGCCAGTCTTGCGAGAGCGGGGCGGATGCCATCGTCATGGGCGCCGGCCTGCCGCTCGACCTCCCGGACCTCGCGGCCGATTTCCCGGACGTCGCCCTGATCCCGATCCTCTCCGACGTCCGCGGCATCAGCGTCGTCCTGAAGAAGTGGGCACGCAAGGAACGCCTGCCGGATGCCATCGTCATCGAGC from Aquisphaera giovannonii includes these protein-coding regions:
- a CDS encoding HEAT repeat domain-containing protein, producing MNPIRTRCRAPLFLFALSGAATLALAGDERKKDLVADLAGSDEQARAAARQLLPRQGIEILPRILPLLGDETTAVKEAAYQVLLDLANEASAPGRVADRAKAAAEVMGLLGADRPKYLKLRGLRLAAIVLPDSCDVGPIAALLDDPELREYAREALEEANTAPGRLALRGRLGKSDPDFTCAILDSLGRMRDRDGLAKISEMTSSDDPRVRAAASRALAWAGDPASLANCREVVAKADAATKADAWDAELRLLNKMALREDSRPAARAGYRELIAASHGQVKDGALAGLGRIGTVADIPAIASAIRHEDAPTLNVGASAMGCIPGREASQGLARIYGGLPDRVKLALLPVMGARPDDCALPLIAEVARGGDAAFRAMALRALGASSEPKALEMLRAEAERGDAADRTLAKDVLAAAEARLNRERLARLGSGYGHETDLLALHGVIGRWHVVGPFDLGEKNEGWARDYISEPDVNVVARYMAGKVRRQWKPLTTQDPHGKIDLRANLADRDKCIGYAYAEIEVDRPTDAVLLLGVDDGEKVWVNGKKVFELFEARGLTVDQDKIPIRLIAGTNKILLKIYQNTLGWEFCARVATPDGQPIPIRQRAD
- the dcuC gene encoding C4-dicarboxylate transporter DcuC codes for the protein MNPTIAIAILVLLAATALIVRGVEVRLVLLAASVPLFALTGGMVPMLDKVVAEMANAATVVPICSALGFAHVLKLTGCDQQLVRLLLKPLRRVRWLLVPGGIAAGYVINSTIVSQTGTAAVLGPILVPLLLASGLGPEVAGAVLLLGSSMGGELFNPGAVEMRKLAELTGLSGHEAVLRSARLNLLACGSALLAFWLSAPRRDAAQDEAEGRTIADVPEERVNLLKAVVPVVPLLILFADPLLAGYSPIHDFRDPARILAAMLIGIVLAGLTSPRAIRRFGTAFFDGAGYAYTHVISLIVAASTFAEGIRLSGLIGLIIRGLVGSPGLTIAVAAVAPWALAVASGTGIAPAVSVMEFFVPVSSSMGIDPVRLGTLASLGAHFGRTMSPAAAVVAMCATLSGASASRMIRLVAGPLAAGGLIMIAAALLKVA
- a CDS encoding BlaI/MecI/CopY family transcriptional regulator, translating into MSRPAGEELSRRERQMMDVVYRLGRATAADVQQAIPDPPSYSAVRAILRILEEKGHLKHEQDGPRYVFLPKVSRERARRSALRQLVQTFFEGSTAQAVAALLGEPDAKLSDEEIGRLAILIAQARKEDR
- a CDS encoding M56 family metallopeptidase, whose product is MLLHELAHILRRDCLTQLVGRLACAAYWFHPLAWMAAQRQRAESERACDDLVLRAGSRASDYADCLLTLARASRGQAGLVAAAVPMARPSQLESRVLAILDGSRTRRCLTGRGKIAIAAATAGLLLPLATARLAITTARAEADGSGSNSRAIVSGRVLDADGNPVPGAKVAIIGRRRLSTLTARTETQEALIGRAESDARGGYRLEIPRPTSLSHYEVHAMAVAPGLGAGWTEIVRDDPAPMADVRLSRGRTAEGRLVDAQGRPVRGVVLRVARLGVPRPEGRGVDGVGFSEAAPRELEDMWPGGATSGADGSFRIAGIGRGTTVWLSIDEPRFAERHVSLKDDGKRERPPETFVLHPGMSVSGRVTLADTGEPMKDAIVEVRAGADVFNAARVRTRTDANGRFESGPPPGSHVAVCVYPPSGSPHVVFERNVENHDPRKPCVMDVAVPRGVLIQGTVTERGSGRPLPGASVYYENGGGNVVSGQGAIPGWMSAVSADARGRYAIAVTPGKGHLLCYGPTAEFVYETRSDRELRGGTEEGRRNYAHAFRAYEVKLADGRADMDVALTPGLTIWGKVVGPDGQPVAKAEIISTLYISPFHTTWRGDFTIPVRDGRFEIHGFPPDRNVKASILDAERG
- a CDS encoding pyridoxal-phosphate dependent enzyme codes for the protein MSLRSHETIPVEIGLADVEAAATRLAPWAHRTPVLTSTTLNERSGLDVYLKCENFQRVGAFKFRGAMNALLQLDEERRFHGVVTHSSGNHAQALALAGRLLGVPVTIVMPRTAPAVKMAATEGYGARIVFCEPTLAAREAAVAAEMREHHLSLIHPYNDWDVIAGQGTAALELLDQVGRLDAVIVPVGGGGLASGTAIVAKGRAPAIHVIGAEPAAADDARRSLETGSIQPSGDPRTIADGLRTSLGARTFAVISRHVDEIVTATDDELIEATRFVWERLKIVIEPSSAVVVAPLLRGGLSVPGERVGIILSGGNVDVGPFFDLLSKRH
- a CDS encoding YajQ family cyclic di-GMP-binding protein, whose amino-acid sequence is MADNHSFDVVSEINHVEMHNAIDQAQREIAVRYDFKGTKASLEFDKKENAITVLANHKGQLDTVLQVLKEKMAKRGVPVKALIRGKVEDASHDTVREVLKLHTGVDTEDARKIVKDIKQLKLKVQAQIMEDKVRVTGKKLDELQAVIAYLKEHGPEYPLQFVNLT